The genome window GTGTAAACATTGTTGAGCTAAAATCTGAATTTTTTGGTAATCACAGTTATATTCAAACTGATATTACCTACTGAGGGGAAGCAATATGACAACAGATTTTTCACAAATAGAGAGTTCGATCATTGACGTTAAGAAAAGAGATGGCCGAATAACCAACTTTAACAAAGAAAAAATTACAAATGCGATCTATAAAGCACTAGTCGCAACAGGTAAGGCAGACCGCAAAATTGCGGAGGATCTTACAAATGGCGTATTAAACAAGCTAATACAGCAGGGATTCTCAGCATCACATCCGCCGTCAGTGGAGGATGTGCAGGACATGGTTGAATCTACCTTGATTGAAAAGGGCTATGGCGAAATTGCCAAGTCCTACATTTTGTACCGACATGAGCGAAGAAAAGTAAGGGAAGACAAGATGAAAGTCCTAAACGCTAAATCGCTTGACAACGTTGCAAAGACATTCGATCTTAACTGCCTCCGAGTTTTGGCATCAAGATATCTGATGAGAAACAACAAAAATGAAATCATTGAAAGTCCAGGCCAAATGTTTGAGAGAGTAGCAGTCCTCGTTGCACTTGGGGATATAATGTACGATAATGAGGTCTTCTCAAGAGAGGGAGGGATAACACAAGACACCGAAGAAGCTAAAAAATATCTTGCAAAGCTTGACGACTTTGATTACAAGTTCAAGATTGGAAACTATTATCTGAACAAGTGGCACTTTAGGGGACTCATCAACCACTATGTCTATCTTGCAAGCAAGGGACAAATGAAGAAGAGCTTCAAAGAAGTACTCACATTGCTTGCAGCTAAAAAGTTTGACAACTATGCAGACAGAATACAGGAATATTATTCTCTGATGACTGAGCAGGAATTTTTGCCAAACTCGCCAACCATGATGAATGCGGGCGGACGTTTAGGCCAGCTATCTGCGTGCTTTGTGCTTGGCATGCCTGATGACATGGGCGACATAATGAAGTCAACATCTGACGCTGCCCTCATATTCAAATCCGGAGGAGGCGTAGGAATCAACTATTCAGACCTAAGACATGAAGGAGACATCGTTGCATCCACATCAGGTGTGGCATCAGGCCCAGTTTCCTTCATGAACATAATCAACACCGTAACCGAAGTAGTAAAACAAGGTGGTAAAAGAAGAGGCGCAAACATGGGAATCCTCGAAGTATGGCACCCAGACATTGAGAAATTCATTACAAACAAAACAGAAGCAGGAATACTTGAGAACTTTAATGTCAGTGTTGGAATATGGGAGGACTTTTGGTCTGCAGTGGTGGACAGCTCAGACGGCAAGTATACCCTGAGAAGCTCAAAGGACAGATCACCAATCCGCGAGATAAACGCGCATCAGCTAATTGACTTGATTGCACTATCTGCGTGGAAGAGTGCAGAACCAGGACTTATTTTCTTTGACAACATCAACAAATACAATGTTTTTGCAAAGGCAAGAGGAATGCCGCTTAGAGCGACAAACCCATGTGGAGAGCAAAGCCTCTATCCATACGAGTCGTGCAATCTAGGATCAATTAACCTTGCAAATCTTGTGAAAAGAAAAGCAGACGGTCAGTTCGAATTTGATTGGCAAAGATATGAGGAGACGATCCGCAAGACAACAAGATTCCTTGACAATGTAATAGACATGAATCACTATCCTGTACCAGAAATCGACACTGCCTCAAAAGAATCAAGAAGAATAGGACTTGGTGTAATGGGCGTTGCAGATCTTCTGTACAAGCTAAGAATTCCATACAACTCAAAGGAAGGATACGAATTCCAGTCAAAACTCGCTGAGGCACTAACATATTATTCCATGGAGGAAAGTGTCGCCCTTGCAAGATCACGAAGCGAATTCGACCTGTGCTCAAAAACAGAATATCCGGAAGGCAAGATTCCTGTTGCAGGATACTATGAAAAGCCAAAGGCAGAGCACTATTACGATTGGGACGCACTAATTACCAATATCCAAAAGCACGGAATAAGAAACGTACTTACCACTACAGTTGCACCAACAGGAACACTTTCCATGATTGCAGACTGTACAAACGGAATGGAACCGACATTTGCACTTGTATTTGAAAAACGAGTGACTGTTGGGCGCTTCTTCTATACCAACAAGATCTTCGAACAGGTACTGCGTGAAAACGGACTATATAGTGACGAACTTCTGGCAAAAATTGCAGATAACTACGGTTCTGTTCGTGGACTGCCGGAAATTCCAGAATGGATCCAAAACATCTTTGTCACCGCAATGGACATACACTGGTCTGACCACCTGATGGCTCAGGCAACATGGCAAGAGTGGATTGGAAACGCAATCTCAAAGACAATCAACATGCCAAGTGATGTTTCAGCTGAAGATGTCAAAGCAGCATATCTTCTTGCACACGAGCTCGGACTAAAGGGAATTACGGTATACCGCGATGGATCAAGGCATACTCAGGTGCTACACATGACTAGCGAAAATGCAGAAAAAACATTTGATGTGTCGCCAAGCTCTCACCTGCGAGAATACATCACAAAAAGCATCAAGAACCAATACGTCAGAAGCCAGGTCAATAAAGCACTGGAGCTGAAAATTCCTGATGAGCAGATGATGGAAAGCCCAATCAAAGAGGAAGTAAGAGAGGAAAGACTCTGTCCTACATGCAAGAACAATCTGGTGTTCGTTGAGGGATGCAGCATCTGCATTGAGTGTGGCTATAGCGGCTGTACATCCGGCTAGGCAATAGCATCACAACTCTTTTTATTGTCATTTTTTAAAAACAAGACTAGTGGACAAAAAAATTCTTGGAGCAATTGGTGCAGCTATTGCAATAGCAATGGCAGTTTTGATCTTACTACCAAACACTCCATCGAATTTGTCTCCTGAACCTGTCTCTGTTAGACACAACGAAAAACTTGGAATTATAATAAACCCACCGTCAAAAGAGGTAACACTGGATCAGCTAAAGAAAGTGTATTTTGAGGCATCGCTTACAGGAATAGGAAGAAACAATCTGTATCTTTTTTGGAATCACATAGAACCACAAGAGGATCAATACAATTGGAAAGACACTGATATCATGATGAGTCTAAATAAGCAAAATGGCCTTGCAGTAACACTGTATTTTTCTGTAGTAAATGGACGAATAACAGGACCATATCCTGACTGGATGGGGGAGCCAGGACTTGACCCAGTACTTGAAAAAAAACTAGTAAAGACACTTGATGCAGTCTTGAGTCGATATGGCATAATTGATTACGTGATAATTGGAGGAGAACTGGATTCTTACTTTAATGATGCTAACGGCGACGTAGAACAATATAATGAGTTCTTTAACAATGTATATGCGGAACTAAAACAAAAGCATCCAAACGTCCAGTTTGGAAATGCATTTTCACTACATAATATAGTAAACAAAAACCTAGATCACTACGTATCTGATGTTGATGCAGGAGACTTTGTGGCATTTACGTACCTCCCAGTAGACAGGCTAAACGATATTTCACGAACTCCAGAAGATGCCAAAAAAGACCTACAAAAAATGCTAGAACTAGTGCCTGACAAAAAAATCGGCGTCTTTGAGATAAGCTGGAGCACGTCTGATTTTGTAAACGGAAGTGAACAAGCCCAAGCTAAATTCATAGCGGAATCATATGACTTTTACAGAGAAAATGCGTCAAAATTTGAGTTCTTTACATGGTACAGGCAATATGACAGGCCAGAAGGCACATGTGGGATAGAGCAAAACTTCCCGTCACCAACAATTACAATCGCACCGGGTTCAGGACTTGGCGGCAATGAATACGTAAAGGAAAGACTTTCAAAATACACCTGTAATGCGGGATTGATCAAAACTGATAACACGCAAAAGTCAGGCTGGGCAGAAATCAAAAAACAAATACAATTAAGTGAGAATTCCTAATCTTAGAAATGTTATCGCTAGTTATTGCAGAAGCATCACTTGAGCTGGTCCCAAAGGAACTGCAGCATCATAATTCAGTCGTATCACATGCAAGAAAAATGGGAAAAAGGCCGGCGGAAATACTACTTGATAATTCTTGGCACTTTGGGGCAATGAAGGGAATTAAAAACGAAATCAAAAGGGGAAGGCCGGATCTGGTTCATTTCTGCTTACTTGAGGCATGTACAATTCCCCTTTACTTTGAGGACGAAGTTTCAGTTTATGTTCATACGCTTGATGATAAGGTGATAATTGTGGAACCTGGGGTGCACCTTCCAAAGTCATATCATAGATTTGCCGGTCTGATGGAAAAACTCTTTGCAGAAAGAGTCATCAAGTCAGACGGACAAAAATTACTTGAAATAAAAAACATGACGTTTTCTGATCTGATTGACAAAATAAAACCAGAAAGTGTGGTTGGTCTAAGCTCAGAAGGAACCAAAAGCTCGTACCATGATGCTGCGGCAACCTGCACTTCAGAATCATGCCTTGTAGTAGGTGCGTTTCCAAAGGGAGATTTTTCCGATTCTGTAAAGAAAAGAATCGACAGCTTGCTCTCAGTTGATACCCGCCCTCTTGAGGCACATGTTGTCATTGCACGCGTTTTATACGAATATGAAAAAACCATTTTTATGTAGGCAGCAGGGGTTTCATTCTTGTGCGGCCGTAGTATAGTCTGGTAGTACGCTGGCCTTCCAAGCCCGTTACCCGGGTTCAAATCCCGGCGGCCGCATCCGTTTTCTTTCATAAAATCATCGTTTTGATGAATTTAGTGATTACAAGTGAGAATTCAGCACGTTTCAGACTTTAATTTTCATATGTGCTGCCTTGCCTAGCCTGTTCATGATTCCTAATCCAAGTCCCTCCCTGCTTATTCCGTGAGCAAGAATGATGTCGATTTTTCCCTCATCAAACTCTCTGAATGCCTTGAACAAATTTGCAGCAATCTTGTCCGGACTATTTCCAACAAATCTTACCATGTCTGCCTTGTAAGCATGGTTTTTTTGCATAACCATTATGCCTATACGCTTTTTCTGCTTTTTGAATTTGCTGATAAGCTGCAATATTTTCTTGTCCACATTTCTGTCCGTACCTTCGATTAGGATTATTTTGGCATTTGGGGAATAATGCTTGTATTTCATGCCAGGTGAGCGGTGCATAATCTTTGATTTTCTTCCTTTGATGATGGGATGAATCCTGATCGTTCCTATGATTTCCTCTATCTGTTCTAGTGTTACACCTCCTGGGCGCAACAACATCGGTGTTTTACTTGTCAGATCAATTACGGTAGACTCGATACCAATTCTCGTTTTACCACCATCAAGTATCATGCTTATTCTTCCTGACAAGTCTTCCGATACGTGTTTTGCCAAGGTTGGACTTGGCCTGCCAAAAAAGTTCGCAGAGGGAGCAGCCAGTGGAACGCCTGACTCTTTTATCAGAAGGCTGGCAATTTTGTTTTTTGGCATTCTAATTGCTACCGTATCAAGACCGCCCGTGGTTATTTTTGGAACAGTTTTTGATTTTTTCAAAACAATAGTCAGTGGACCAGGCCAAAATTTCTCGGTGATTTTTTCTGTTATTTTCGGCATGTCTCTTGCAAGTTTTTTGAGATCCTTTTTGTCGTGTATGTGAATTATTAGTGGATTGTCTGCAGGCCTTCCCTTTGCCTCAAAAACCTTCTTTACTGCTAAAGGATTTAGGGCGTCTGCTCCAAGACCGTAAACTGTTTCTGTAGGAAACGCCACTATCTCTCCTTTTTGTATTAACCGTGCAGCTTGCCGTATCGCTGAGATCTGGGGTTTTGTATTATTGACTTTGAGAATTTTTGTTTGCATTTTTGCTTGATTTTAAAAAAGAACCGCTTTGCATATTAACGAAACAGCCTTGATCACGATTGGACTTTTAAGGGAAATACGTTTTCTTACTTTGTGAAGCTGGATCTTAAAGAAATAGCAAAAGAAAGAATGCAGATTCTGATTAAAGAGGCAATTTCAAACGCCAGAAAAAACCCGGC of Candidatus Nitrosotenuis sp. DW1 contains these proteins:
- a CDS encoding adenosylcobalamin-dependent ribonucleoside-diphosphate reductase — translated: MTTDFSQIESSIIDVKKRDGRITNFNKEKITNAIYKALVATGKADRKIAEDLTNGVLNKLIQQGFSASHPPSVEDVQDMVESTLIEKGYGEIAKSYILYRHERRKVREDKMKVLNAKSLDNVAKTFDLNCLRVLASRYLMRNNKNEIIESPGQMFERVAVLVALGDIMYDNEVFSREGGITQDTEEAKKYLAKLDDFDYKFKIGNYYLNKWHFRGLINHYVYLASKGQMKKSFKEVLTLLAAKKFDNYADRIQEYYSLMTEQEFLPNSPTMMNAGGRLGQLSACFVLGMPDDMGDIMKSTSDAALIFKSGGGVGINYSDLRHEGDIVASTSGVASGPVSFMNIINTVTEVVKQGGKRRGANMGILEVWHPDIEKFITNKTEAGILENFNVSVGIWEDFWSAVVDSSDGKYTLRSSKDRSPIREINAHQLIDLIALSAWKSAEPGLIFFDNINKYNVFAKARGMPLRATNPCGEQSLYPYESCNLGSINLANLVKRKADGQFEFDWQRYEETIRKTTRFLDNVIDMNHYPVPEIDTASKESRRIGLGVMGVADLLYKLRIPYNSKEGYEFQSKLAEALTYYSMEESVALARSRSEFDLCSKTEYPEGKIPVAGYYEKPKAEHYYDWDALITNIQKHGIRNVLTTTVAPTGTLSMIADCTNGMEPTFALVFEKRVTVGRFFYTNKIFEQVLRENGLYSDELLAKIADNYGSVRGLPEIPEWIQNIFVTAMDIHWSDHLMAQATWQEWIGNAISKTINMPSDVSAEDVKAAYLLAHELGLKGITVYRDGSRHTQVLHMTSENAEKTFDVSPSSHLREYITKSIKNQYVRSQVNKALELKIPDEQMMESPIKEEVREERLCPTCKNNLVFVEGCSICIECGYSGCTSG
- a CDS encoding ribosome biogenesis protein produces the protein MLSLVIAEASLELVPKELQHHNSVVSHARKMGKRPAEILLDNSWHFGAMKGIKNEIKRGRPDLVHFCLLEACTIPLYFEDEVSVYVHTLDDKVIIVEPGVHLPKSYHRFAGLMEKLFAERVIKSDGQKLLEIKNMTFSDLIDKIKPESVVGLSSEGTKSSYHDAAATCTSESCLVVGAFPKGDFSDSVKKRIDSLLSVDTRPLEAHVVIARVLYEYEKTIFM
- a CDS encoding L-threonylcarbamoyladenylate synthase gives rise to the protein MQTKILKVNNTKPQISAIRQAARLIQKGEIVAFPTETVYGLGADALNPLAVKKVFEAKGRPADNPLIIHIHDKKDLKKLARDMPKITEKITEKFWPGPLTIVLKKSKTVPKITTGGLDTVAIRMPKNKIASLLIKESGVPLAAPSANFFGRPSPTLAKHVSEDLSGRISMILDGGKTRIGIESTVIDLTSKTPMLLRPGGVTLEQIEEIIGTIRIHPIIKGRKSKIMHRSPGMKYKHYSPNAKIILIEGTDRNVDKKILQLISKFKKQKKRIGIMVMQKNHAYKADMVRFVGNSPDKIAANLFKAFREFDEGKIDIILAHGISREGLGLGIMNRLGKAAHMKIKV